The Streptomyces achromogenes DNA segment TGATCAGGTCGCCGTTGATCTCCGCCATCCGGGCGTCCTTGTCGGGGATCACGTTGATCCGGCCGACCTTCGCGAAGTCGCCGCTGGACTTGATGACGTCCGCGGTGCCCTCCCAGTTGTTGCCGACGAAGAGCACCTCGCGCAGTGCGGCGGCGCTGGAGGAGTCCTGGGCGGCCGGGGCTGCGGACGCGACGGCGGCTGGAGCGGTGACGGTCAGGGCGACGGCGGCGGCGATGGAGCAAAGGTGCCTGGATCTGAAGGCAGCCATGACTGCACTCTCCTCTGGGGCGGGAAGGTCAGGGGCAGGGGTGCGAAGGCGGGGGAATACCCGCCGAAGTCTGAACACGGGCCCGTTCAGAATGTGCTTACTGGAAAGTAAGGAAGGGGTGCCCTTCGCCACAAGACTCGTACACGACAAAATTGGCCGCGGGGGCACACCGGAAGACGAGGGAGGGTCATGGCGGGCAGACTCAAGGCGCCGACCGGCCGCTACGGCGGCAAGTCCGCCGAACAGCGGCAGGCCGAGCGCCGGGGCAGGTTCCTGGACGCGGCGCTGCGGTCGTTCGGGGGCGCGCCCGGCTACCGGGGCACCACCGTCGCCTCGCTCAGTGAGGCGGCCGGCCTGTCGACCCGCCAGTTCTACGAGGAGTTCCGCACCCTCGAGGACGTCCTGGCGGAGCTGCACCTCCAGGTGAACGCCTGGGCCGAGGAGGCGGTCATGGCCGCCGCCGTCGCCGCCGAGGGCAGACCGCTCGCCGAACGCGCAGCCGCGATCTTCCGCGCCTACGCCGCCAACGTCACCTCCGACCCCTGCCGCATCCGGATCACCTTCGTGGAGATCGTCGGCGTCAGCCCCCGTCTGGACGAGCAGCGCCTGGCCCGCCGGGCCCGCTGGATCGACCTGATCTGCGCCGAGGCGACGGCGGCCGCCGCCCGAGGCGAGGGCGCCCCGCGCGACTACCGCCTCGCGGCCACGGCCTTCATCGGCAGCGTCAACGGCCTGCTGCACGACTGGAGCGCCGGCTGGGTGGACGCGACCCTGGACGAGGTGGTCGACGAACTGGTCCGGCAACTGCTGGACATCCTGCGGCCGAGGGAACAGGAGCCCGGCGGGCCGCGGAGCGCACAGTAGGAGCGCCCGGTGCCCCTGATCCGGCCGGACGGCCTCACCCCAGCCGCGTCACCGCCTCCACCACCCGCCCCGCGCCGTCCTCGCCGCGCACCCGTGCCCCCAGCTGCGCCGCCCGGCGGGCGTATCCGGGCTCGCGGGTGACCCGGACGAGGGCCGCCGCCAGCGTGTCGGCGGTCAGCCGGCGCAGGGGGACCGTGCCCGGGGCCACCCCCAGCGCGACCAGCCGCTCGCCCCAGAAGCCCTCGTCGAACTGGATCGGCACCGGCACGGCAGGCACGCCCGCCCGTACGCCGGCCGCCGTCGTGCCCGCACCGCAGTGATGGACGACCGCGGCCATCCGCGGGAAGAGCAGCGCGTGCGGCGTCTCGTCGACCGTCATCATGTCCTCGCCCTCGGCCGTGAGCCCCGCCCAGCCGCGCTGGATCACCCCGCGCAGCCCCGCCCGCCGCAGCGCCGTGACGATCTCGGCGCCGAGCCGCCGGGGGTCGGGCACCGTCGCGCTGCCCAGCCCGACGAAGACCGGCGGCGGCCCCGCGTCCAGGAACTCCCGCAGACCGGACGGCAGCCGGGTGTCGCGGTCGTGGGGCCACCAATATCCGGTGACGTCCAGCTCCGCACGCCAGTCCCGGGGACGCGGCACCACCTGCGGACTGAAACCGTGCAGGACCGGCCAGCCGTGCCGCCGCCGTTTTCGCGGAGCGGTGACGGCGCGGCGGGCGGCGGGCAGCCCCAGCCGGGCCCGCACGGCCGGCAGCACCGGGGTGAAGATCCGCTCGACGGCCGCCTCGACGCCGTGCCCGGCGAGTCGGTTGCCGACCGCCCCCCAGGAGCCGCCGCCCAGCATCGGCGGGGCGAACTCGCCGGTGGGGGCGACGGGTTGGAGGTAGAGCCCGAGGCTCGGCAGGGACAACCCCTCGGCGATCGTGTGGCCGAGGGGCGCGACCGAGGCCGAGAGCAGCAGCGCGTCGGCCTCGCGGGCGGCGGCCAGCAGATCGTCGGCGATCCGCCCGACCAGCGTCCGTGCCATCCGGGTCACCCGCAGCAGCTTGCCGGGGCCGGTGGCGCTGCGATGCAGCCCCCGGCCCCGCGCGGACTCCAGCTCCGCCCGCGGGTCCAACGGCAGTGCGTGGAAGGCGACGCCCGTGCCCGCCACCAGCGGCGCGAACCGCGCGTGGGTGACCAGGGTGACCTGGTGTCCCGCACGCACGAGCGCGTGGCCCACACCTGTGAAGGGGGCCACGTCGCCCCGCGAACCCGCCGTCATGATCGCCACTCGCACGACGGACAGTATGGCGGCGGAACCGGACCGGGGTGAAGAACCCCGAGCGGGCGGCCGGTTGCATTTTGAGAGCGGTCACAATCACTTCGGTCGCAGCCGTTGACTTCATCCCCCGGCGGTTCTACTTTCGGCGCGCAATGCGTTCGGTTTGCCGACCTTCGTTCGATATATCGAAGTAGTTTCCCCGAAGCTGGAGCCGCCCCATGTTTCCTCCACCCCCCGCGCACCTCGCCCGGCACGGGAGATCCGCCGCCGCGCGGCTGCTCGCCCTGCTGCTGACGGTCGTCGCCGCCCTGATGTTCGCCCAGCCCGGCACGGCCGAGGCCGCCACCTCGCGTCAGATCGCCGTGCCGGCCGCCCCGATGGGCTGGGCCTCCTGGAACAGCTTCGCGGCCAAGATCGACTACAACGTCATCAAGCAGCAGGTCGACGCGTTCGTCGCCGCGGGCCTGCCGGCGGCCGGATACCAGTACATCAACATCGACGAGGGCTGGTGGCAGGGCACCCGTGACAGCGCGGGCAACATCACCGTGGACGAGTCGGAGTGGCCCGGCGGCATGAAGGCCATCGCCGACTACATCCACGGCAAGGGCCTCAAGGCCGGTATCTATACCGACGCCGGCAAGGACGGCTGCGGCTACTACTTCCCGACCGGCCGCCCCGCCGCCCCGGGCAGCGGCAGCGAGGGCCACTACGACCAGGACATGCTCCAGTTCTCCCGGTGGGGCTTCGACTTCGTGAAGGTCGACTGGTGCGGCGGCGACAAGGAGGGCCTCGACGCGAAGACGACGTTCCAGGCCATCAGCGACGCGATCACGACCGCCACGGCGACGACCGGCCGCCCGATGACCCTGTCGCTGTGCAACTGGGGCCGGCAGAACCCGTGGAACTGGGCTCCAGGCCAGGGGGCGATGTGGCGGACCAACGACGACATCATCCTGTTCGGCAACAAGCCGTCCATGGCCAACCTGCTGACCAACTTCGACCGCAACGTGCACCCCACGGCCCAGCACACCGGCTACTACAACGACGCGGACATGCTGATGGTCGGCATGGACGGCTTCACCGCCGCCCAGAACCGCACCCACATGAACCTGTGGGCCGTCTCCGGGGCGCCGCTCCTCGCCGGCAACAACCTGGCCACGATGACGACGGAGACGGCGAACATCCTCAAGAACCCCGAGGTCCTCGCCGTCGACCAGGACGCGCGGGGCCTGCAGGGCGTCAAGGTCGCCGAGGACAGCAGCGGGCTCCAGGTGTACGGCAAGGTCCTCGCCGGCACCGGCAAGCGCGCCGTCGTCCTGCTCAACCGGACCGGGGCCGCCGCGAACATCACCGCCCGCTGGGCCGACCTGGGCCTGACCGGTGCCTCCGCGACCGTGCGCGACCCGTGGGCCCGCGCCGACCTCGGCGCCTTCGCCACCGGTTACACGGCGAACGTCCCGGCCGGCGGCTCGGTCTTGCTCACCGTCAGCGGTGGCACCGAGGCGGCGGGCAGCACGTACACCGGAACGTCGAGCTTCTCCGGCGTGACC contains these protein-coding regions:
- a CDS encoding TetR/AcrR family transcriptional regulator, which gives rise to MAGRLKAPTGRYGGKSAEQRQAERRGRFLDAALRSFGGAPGYRGTTVASLSEAAGLSTRQFYEEFRTLEDVLAELHLQVNAWAEEAVMAAAVAAEGRPLAERAAAIFRAYAANVTSDPCRIRITFVEIVGVSPRLDEQRLARRARWIDLICAEATAAAARGEGAPRDYRLAATAFIGSVNGLLHDWSAGWVDATLDEVVDELVRQLLDILRPREQEPGGPRSAQ
- a CDS encoding glycosyltransferase, with the protein product MTAGSRGDVAPFTGVGHALVRAGHQVTLVTHARFAPLVAGTGVAFHALPLDPRAELESARGRGLHRSATGPGKLLRVTRMARTLVGRIADDLLAAAREADALLLSASVAPLGHTIAEGLSLPSLGLYLQPVAPTGEFAPPMLGGGSWGAVGNRLAGHGVEAAVERIFTPVLPAVRARLGLPAARRAVTAPRKRRRHGWPVLHGFSPQVVPRPRDWRAELDVTGYWWPHDRDTRLPSGLREFLDAGPPPVFVGLGSATVPDPRRLGAEIVTALRRAGLRGVIQRGWAGLTAEGEDMMTVDETPHALLFPRMAAVVHHCGAGTTAAGVRAGVPAVPVPIQFDEGFWGERLVALGVAPGTVPLRRLTADTLAAALVRVTREPGYARRAAQLGARVRGEDGAGRVVEAVTRLG
- a CDS encoding RICIN domain-containing protein; translation: MFPPPPAHLARHGRSAAARLLALLLTVVAALMFAQPGTAEAATSRQIAVPAAPMGWASWNSFAAKIDYNVIKQQVDAFVAAGLPAAGYQYINIDEGWWQGTRDSAGNITVDESEWPGGMKAIADYIHGKGLKAGIYTDAGKDGCGYYFPTGRPAAPGSGSEGHYDQDMLQFSRWGFDFVKVDWCGGDKEGLDAKTTFQAISDAITTATATTGRPMTLSLCNWGRQNPWNWAPGQGAMWRTNDDIILFGNKPSMANLLTNFDRNVHPTAQHTGYYNDADMLMVGMDGFTAAQNRTHMNLWAVSGAPLLAGNNLATMTTETANILKNPEVLAVDQDARGLQGVKVAEDSSGLQVYGKVLAGTGKRAVVLLNRTGAAANITARWADLGLTGASATVRDPWARADLGAFATGYTANVPAGGSVLLTVSGGTEAAGSTYTGTSSFSGVTAGNTGLKVVDVAYTNTASTARTATLKVNGQTTTTVSFPPTGSTQGTITVQVALSKGSANTLAFTGAPALADITVRPLPGADGSLVVGKQSGRCLDMFDSTITNGTQAEIWDCNGGSNQAWTYTSRKELVVYGNKCLDAYNRGTSNGTKVVIWDCTGQNNQKWNVNGDGTITNVNAGLCLDAYGAATANRTPIVLWTCGGGDNQKWTLN